From the Deltaproteobacteria bacterium genome, one window contains:
- a CDS encoding response regulator: MVDDDPDDFFLARHAFKQSGLQKDFQMVPDGQELMDYLYRRGKFANLEKTPWPCLILLDLNMPRKDGREVLREMKEDPDFRRIPVVVFTTSCDESDIASCYELGANSYITKPAEFDSLVEVMTSLEQYWLKVVRLSDRQS; this comes from the coding sequence ATGGTTGATGACGATCCCGACGATTTTTTTCTTGCCAGGCATGCCTTTAAACAGAGCGGTTTGCAAAAGGATTTTCAAATGGTGCCGGATGGCCAGGAATTGATGGACTATCTTTACCGCCGCGGAAAATTCGCAAATCTCGAAAAAACCCCCTGGCCGTGTCTTATCCTCCTGGACCTCAATATGCCCCGAAAGGATGGACGAGAGGTGCTCAGGGAGATGAAGGAAGATCCTGATTTCCGTCGAATTCCGGTCGTGGTATTCACCACGTCCTGCGACGAGAGCGATATCGCTTCCTGCTATGAACTCGGCGCAAACTCGTATATTACCAAACCTGCTGAATTCGACAGTCTGGTTGAGGTGATGACGAGCTTGGAGCAATACTGGTTAAAGGTTGTGCGGCTCTCCGATCGTCAGAGTTAG